Part of the bacterium genome, ATTCTGTTTCATAGCCTGCCTCGTTGGTTCCCCTGCATAATAATCCGCTTAACTTTTCTATCCCGCGCTTAACGCGCATTTTAGCGGCGCTGACCCCGATGTTCAATACAGCCCCGACTTCTTCGTAGGAAAGGCCTTCCATATGCTTGAGCACCACAGGAATCCGCAATGTTTCAGGCAAATGAAGCAGCGCCCGATCCACCCCCGCCCGCCTGGTTGACTCAGGTAAGGGCTGGTTTACCTCCAGCAAGTCGAGATAGGTATTCTCCGCATTTCGCTGGCGGTCACGTGACCGGAAAAGGTTCCTGGACTGATTTGCGCAAATGCTCATCACCCAGTTCCTGAAGGCATATTCCCGCTTATATAAAGCCAGTTTATTGTAAGCCCGAACAAAAGCATTCTGCGCCAACTCCGTCGCATCCGCATGATTCCCCGCCATCCGGAAAGCCAGATTATACACGGCTTCCTGATGTCTTACGACCAGCTCAGAAAAGGCCTCCTTATGGC contains:
- a CDS encoding sigma-70 family RNA polymerase sigma factor, which produces FRRIGVRAFQLWLWDASGKLLMEKSDIELVDLAREGHKEAFSELVVRHQEAVYNLAFRMAGNHADATELAQNAFVRAYNKLALYKREYAFRNWVMSICANQSRNLFRSRDRQRNAENTYLDLLEVNQPLPESTRRAGVDRALLHLPETLRIPVVLKHMEGLSYEEVGAVLNIGVSAAKMRVKRGIEKLSGLLCRGTNEAGYETE